Proteins encoded by one window of Rutidosis leptorrhynchoides isolate AG116_Rl617_1_P2 chromosome 7, CSIRO_AGI_Rlap_v1, whole genome shotgun sequence:
- the LOC139857571 gene encoding eukaryotic translation initiation factor 3 subunit I-like, which produces MRPILMKGHERPLTFLKYNRDGDLLFSCAKDHTPTVWFADNGERLGTYRGHNGAVWCCDVSRDSTRLITGSADQTAKLWDVMTGAQLFTFNFDSPARAVDFSVGDKLAVITTDPFMGLTSAIHVKRIAADPDDQVADSVLVLKGPQGRINRAVWGPLNKTIISAGEDAVVRIWDAETGKLLQENDKEVGHKKTITSLAKSTDCSHFLTGSLDKSAKLWDSRSLTLIKTYVTERPVNAVAMSPILNHVVLGGGQDASAVTTTDHRAGKFEAKFYDKILQEEIGGVKGHFGPINALAFNPDGKSFSSGGEDGYVRLHHFDYDYFKIPSI; this is translated from the exons ATGAGGCCAATTTTGATGAAAGGACATGAAAGGCCACTAACGTTTCTAAAATATAACAGAGATGGTGACCTTTTATTCTCTTGTGCTAAAGATCACACTCCAACTGTTTGGTTTGCCGATAACGGCGAACGTTTAGGCACCTACCGTGGCCATAACGGTGCCGTTTGGTGCTGCGATGTTTCAC GAGATTCAACACGGCTAATTACTGGTAGTGCGGATCAAACAGCTAAGCTATGGGATGTTATGACTGGAGCACAGCTTTTCACTTTCAATTTTGATTCTCCTGCTAGAGCTGTTGACTTTTCTGTTGGTGATAAGCTTGCTGTAATCACCACTGACCCGTTTATGGGTTTGACTTCTGCTATTCATGTCAAACGCATTGCTGCTGACCCTGATGATC AGGTTGCGGATTCTGTACTTGTACTAAAGGGCCCTCAAGGAAGGATTAATAGGGCAGTTTGGGGACCTTTAAACAAGACGATCATTAGTGCTGGTGAAGATGCTGTGGTTCGAATTTGGGACGCAGAG ACAGGAAAATTGCTGCAAGAAAATGACAAAGAAGTTGGTCACAAAAAGACGATTACATCGCTTGCAAAATCAACTGATTGTTCACATTTTCTCACTGGGTCTCTAGATAAATCAGCAAAG CTCTGGGACAGCAGATCATTGACACTGATCAAGACATATGTTACCGAACGCCCGGTCAATGCCGTTGCAATGTCTCCAATTCTTAACCAT GTTGTGCTTGGGGGTGGCCAGGATGCATCAGCTGTTACCACTACCGATCATCGTGCTGGAAAGTTTGAAGCCAAATTTTATGACAAG ATTCTGCAAGAAGAGATTGGAGGCGTTAAAGGGCATTTTGGTCCCATAAATGCTTTGGCATTTAACCCTGATGGGAAAAG TTTTTCAAGTGGAGGTGAAGATGGTTACGTACGATTGCATCACTTTGATTACGACTACTTCAAGATTCCATCAATTTGA